The stretch of DNA TCCCCCCCATCCAGCCGTCCCACACTACCCCCCAGCCAACCACACCTACCTGGAGGTGGTCATCTACTGTGTGGGCTTCTTCATCATCGCTGTCATGGTGGCCATCGCCGTTATAGTCAAAATGCGCACCTCCTCCAAGAAGAGTGACTTCAACAGTCAGCTGGCCGTCCACAAGCTGGCCAAGAGCATCCCCCTGCGCAGACAGGTAACAGAAAGTAGATAGGGGGTTTGGAATATTTatacctctctctttcctctatTTCTGTCAACATCCCATTTGCTCTCATGTTGtaacacttttttaaaacaattcaGTAAATTTAGCCATGTAAGCTTAAAGTTTGTCCCCAGCATATTTCTGTGGAATTTGTTAAAGAGTACGGATGTTGTTTActagtttggaaaatgaaaagtgttCATTCGTAAAGCCTCCAGCATCCGTGTGAATCCCTGAGGTCCTGTAAATCAGGTAGGTATGAGTAGTCAGGAGTCGCTGCCAGGGTTGTGTTTTTAAAGAGCGATACTGATTCctcaataaaaatgtgtgtgtatgtgtatatatgcatatatatacatacatacgtacacacacgcgtatttttttttaactaaagcTAACTAAAGCCAGTATTTTGTGACTGTgttcagtatctttaaatttTAAAGGACTGTGCAAAATAGTGTCAGGGTACTGTCAGGCAATATTAAAAGTTGTAAAGATGGAGTTGGTAAATAACCTTTCATATTGGAGAGGggagacatagacacacagatacacaatataaaaaagACATATCAGTCTTGTGTGACAGTAAACCAATAAATTCAGCAATAATTTTCCATCTCTCTTGGATTCTCTTGTCTATCTGTGTCTGTTCCACTATGAGGGAGTAATGTCACTGTTCTTTACATCAGGTGTCTGTGGACTCGAGCTCCTCCATCCACTCTGGGGTGATGCTGGTTCGTCCATCCCGTCTGTCCTCCAGCGGCTCTCCCATGCTGTCTGGGGTGTCTGAGTATGAACTGCCCCAGGACCCCCGCTGGGAGCTTCCCAGGGACAGGTACGTTCTGGTCGAACTTCCAGGCGGGACAGCTGTAACCTAGCAGTTAGCGGGATGAGTGTGTGACCTTAAACACTTGGagaaaatctggactcagaaaGTGATGTCAAATACCTTACCCTTTTAACTTACCgttgaagtgcccttgagcaaagtcGCAACAGCCAGCTGGCCAACAGTACACAACTGTTTGTGCCAGGCAGCTCCCTTGTGtgaatgtctgtctgtatgaAAGTAAAGTGGTGTGCGTGAAATAGAGCTTACATGCTCAGTCAACTTGAAGGTtaattaaaggttaaaaaagGCCAGGCTTCCACACTTACAGGTTTGGAGTTACAGTCCATTAACTGTcattgtctgtctctccctctttcccacACAGGCTGGTACTCGGGAAACCCCTGGGTGAAGGTTGCTTCGGTCAGGTGGTGATGGGAGAGGCGCTTGGTCTTGACAAAGAGAAGCCAAACCGTGTGACGAAAGTTGCCGTCAAGATGCTGAAATGTAAGTCAGCTGTCCTTTCTGAAAGTTCTTAGTCTCTTAGTAGGATTgtaggaagtttatttgtcattataaaacagattgtgtaacaaaattagtttaagttacatcccgtccaagaaacacaaaaagacataacaaatacagggttacaggatcaggcTAAAGGACTCATGGGTACAGACCTGACTGGACGGGCGCTGAACCTAAGGAGATCCGCAGGAATGCAGCTAGATCCTGCGGATCCTTTAAAAAAAGAGTCTTTATGGCGCTTTATGTTGTTGTTCTCTCCTCaatagatctttgcttgtggtgtataaaaatctcaaatgtacgtcactttggataaaagcatcttcCAAATGTGAATTGCAATTGAGTCTTAATtggtattaaaatgtcttaaatcaaTCTTTCAGAAGTTTTAAAATTTCTAATACATTGGAAGTAGGATTTTGTGAATGTTTCGGTAAAATCTGTttctttaaataatttattgaatGCGTCTTGCATTAACATCACAGATCAGTCGAGCAGAACCAAAAACgctcatattttgtttgtggcTGCGATACTCAGAGCAGCAGATCCACTATTGCCAGCTCGCTGTCACTGCACCCTGGATGACTTGCAACTGCAGATTCAATGAAAACTCTCTATTCAACCAAGATTTTGcaagattttgttttgattgttgtAAAATTGGTCTTAACTTGGTTTTAACTCATTTTGAGTGGCAtcaaaaaaagtcttaaatctaACTTGCCTTAAGCTGCATGAACCCTGGTATAGGAAACTAAACCATGTTATTTCACATTGAAATAATTTTAATGTCATCACTGGATGTGAAAACCATCTGAAACTGCAAGAATCTGAGGTCCTGAAGAGCAGTACTAAACaagaaaattcacatttttttttaaactgggtTTATCATCCCTTTGAGAGGAAACCTCttcaaagcacagaaaaaaagaaacctcaACTCCAGGCTCCAGGAAGGAGAAACTTTCTGACACCAGAGCTGTGATGAACAGATATTAAGAGACATCTGCCACTGGCTCCCTGCCACTTTGCAAACGGGAGCACAAAGTAAAAATTTATGAGAACCCTTGACATCCGATATATGACAGTGTTCATAAAACTGTAAGGAGTAGGGATGTAGGGAAAGTAGCAGTTATTGCCTGGCACTTGTTAAGTGCCTCTCCCCAGGGAATCAGCCTCAGTTCCACTCCAGCTGTTTTCTCTGTGAAAGCGATCATGTTGGTATACCTGCTTGGACAAGCTGGTTATTGTTGGGCCATTTTGGGCTTTTTCTCCAACGGAAAATTGACTAATTGTCCTAATATGATTTAATTTCCCTTCCTCTGCAGCTGATGCCACAGAGAAAGACCTGTCAGACTTGATTtcagagatggagatgatgaagaTCATCGGGAAGCACAAGAACATCATTAATCTGCTGGGAGCCTGCACGCAGGATGGTAggactcagacagacagaggcccACTGCTGACCCAGCTCTGTAACACGCATAcatgctcactcactcactcacacacacacatacacaccagttTGGAGAAAATCTCACAACCTGTTGTCCCTCAGACAAAGTGCTGCGGTGCGCCTTACATTGAGAGATGTGTAAAACGGCATGAATAAGCGATTCTGACACCAGCTTCCGAGCTCTCAGTTTGAAATGACCACAGCTGCTGCCAGAGTTGCCATATCTCTCAAATCATCCCTGACAAGGCCTGGCACTGTTCATCAGCCTCTGCTGTGGAGGAAAACTAACCTCTCATGACCCTATGGTGCATATTGCTCTGTTCCCTCCACACTAGAAACACTGCTAAACAAGCTCTTTGTTCGCTCCACTTCCTTGATAACATTCCTTACAGCTTTATCTACTGAgtgttttgacatttaaatgtgCCTTATCTTGAGTACATTTCTTATGGACACATTTAGCGTTCAGTATTTATTTGTGagtgcaatgatttttttttaacattcctAGTCTTAGATCTATGCTTTTGTTTAGGTTACTCTGCCACATATGTAATCTATTCTTATCTCTTACAGAAACTTATTTTATCACcattttgcgtgtgtgtgtgtaattttcaGAATTACAGTGTTTAATATCATTCAGCAGGAATAATTGGTTTTTGCCAAATTGTGATTTCGTAAGTCACATAGCATCATTTCATGGTGATGAAAGGAtttgaaaaactgacattttgtcCTTTGTTTCCAGGTCCGTTGTATGTGATTGTAGAATATGCTTCAAAGGGCAACCTGCGGGAGTATTTGCGAGTGCGGCGCCCACCAGGCATGGAATACTGCTACAACCCTGACCAGGTTCCTGTGGAGAACATGTCCATCAAAGACCTGGTATCCTGTGCCTACCAGGTGGCCCGGGGCATGGAGTATCTGGCCTCCAAGAAGGTAAACCAGCAATACAATCATGGCTCAAAAAATTAATATCCACAAAGCAGTTATTTTGGTTGATTTTGGTGAGTTTCACAATACAATCTTTAGTCCTTGCCTGCTCTCAAATAGCAAACCAGCCTTTGTTTCAATCATGAAGAGTCGCATATTTCTATGAAAAATGTTTGCCAGCCATTTgggacagcaaaaaaaatcttggcAGGTAAATAATTTTAGTTTAGCAGCCCTTGGCAGATGAGATACAGAATGAGAGCCAAGCACAGTTCCTATCATAAAAGATAAGAGAGAGGACAGCGGCTCagctctgcttgtgtgtgtgtgtgtgtgtgtgtgtgtgtgtgtgtgtgtgtgtgtgcagtgtatcCACAGAGATCTGGCTGCTCGTAATGTCTTGGTAACAGAGGACAATGTGATGAAGATAGCAGACTTTGGCCTGGCAAGAGACATCCACCACATTGATTACTACAAGAAGACCACCAATGTGAGTACTTTTAAAATGTACCTGCTGTTACCTAAAACTCGGTGAAGACCTTCAGTAAAATCCACATCCACAGAGCCATAACATGGACTCTTATCCCACAGGGTCGTTTACCAGTCAAGTGGATGGCTCCCGAGGCTCTGTTTGATCGGATATACACGCACCAAAGTGATGTGTGAGTGCTGGATTTCATGATTCTTCAAATAAATTTTTAATGGAATGTGAAGGAAAGCATTTTGTCGTGCAAACCCTGATGTTCTCATCTGGTTTCTGTCTGCAGCTGGTCATTTGGGGTGCTCCTGTGGGAGATCTTCACCCTGGGAGGCTCCCCGTACCCTGGGGTCCCAGTGGAAGAGCTGTTTAAGCTGCTGAAGGAGGGTCACCGTATGGACAAGCCCTCCACCTGCACTCATGAGCTGTAAGGGAACCCGATAACATCCTGAAAATCAAGCACATTGCCACATCTGTGACCACACTGTAGAGCTCCCGCTGCGAGAGACTTtgtgttttgcaaattttcaagACAGAGGGAATAGAGAAAACATAATTTCTTAATTTAACTCCATAGACCTCACATAATTTTGAAAGCCAAAGTGTGgctaaaacactttttttaaaatgttctttttgacCAAAAAGTACagcctttttacatttttgcctgAAAAGTACCTCAGAACAGCTTCCCTGTTGAAATGCCAGAACCCAGTAGAAGAACATCCCCTATACTAAAACCTTTCTTTCTGTTGTGGTAATCACAATGAGGaaataacattatttattttttaacaagtCCTGTTTATAAAGTGAGTAATACAATGTTGAGTTTCTCATTTCAGTAACCCAgctttcatttacatttcataaAGATGTGCACTTTAATTGCACATATTCAGTCCATTAACTGAATGAAAGCATCGTCTGTGgtttcctgtctctgagctAGTCTGATCCCAATGCCACTCTTTGACTCTCTGACTAAAGAGTCCAGGGACTTCCTGGCGTCACTGTTGAGGAGGTTGCTGTGAAAATGGCTGATTCAATTTAGAAAAGTGCATATAGAACATACAGACAGAACTTGAACATAAATCACACTTAACGacatttgaaaaatctttttaaagTAACATAGACGACCAAGCTGGCTTATGTATCCACTGCTTGGTCCAGATTATGGGGATCaatatgtttgtgttgctgcgCATCTGGTCAATTCTGCATGCTTAGCAACCTAATGACTGACATATCTGGCTACTAATAAAAGTTGCTGCACATTTTTCAGTGGAGGTTCAGGTTTCTGGACTGTAAATTTGCAGCTGTAAAAAAGGATCTGATTTTGGCTTGTAATGCTTCACACAACACATTGTAGGGTGTGACGGCACACACCCAGGCTTTTGATAAAgatgttttgaaatgtgctgtGCTTGGTTCTTAACAATAAGTAAGTTTTTATCCCTAAACCAAgtgttgcagtttgttttgggGAGTTGCTGTCCTTCCCTTCTCTATGTGATTTTTCCATCTGATTTTACCTAaagtttaaagttaaaaaaaaaatgtatttgtggcAGTCAGAGTCAATATTGTGGCTGGCTCCCACAGAGTTGTGTGTGAACAGGGAACACTTCATGTACAGTTGATTGATATATTCAATCCCAGACATAAAATACTGTGATGTTGATTGCAAATGATTTCAATTCAgtcacattttctctccctccctgcaggTACATGATGATGAGGGACTGCTGGCATGCTGTGCCCTCTCAGAGACCCACGTTCAAACAGCTGGTGGAGGATCTTGACCGCTGCCTGGCCATGACATCCAACCAGGTCAGTCTTACTCTGATTTATCTTTTTATACCCAATCAGTGTTGGATCACAAGTTGTATTTAATGAGAGAATATAAATCAGACATAGTCTCAACCAGATACGACTGTTTTGGATGGCAAGTGCTTCATTGTTGGTTTACTTGTGCATGCAGGAGTACTTGGAGCTGTCTGTGCCTCTGGACCAATATTCCCCCAGCTACCCCGACACCCGCAGCTCTACCTGCTCCTCGGGCGAGGACTCCGTCTTCTCCCACGACGCCGGAGCCGAGGAGCCCTGCCTGCCAAAGTTGCCTCCCCACTCCAACGGGGCAGCCATTAAGAAACGCTGATACCTCAACTGCATTCAGACAAACGGTGACATTTCCTCTCCCCCGTCCTCCGCTCCCTGCCTCACGGGGTCGGACTCTTCCCCACATTCCCAGAGATGAAGCTAAAACACTGGTGCTCTGTGAGAAGGGGGCTTTTTGAGGCGCCTTCTGGAACTTGTTGGGTCACGTGGACTGAAGAGTGCAGCCGTTTCCTGGTTCCTGGTGGTGAGGTGGCTACGACGTTTATGGGGCACTTTGTGTTACCAGGAGTGGCAGTTTGCCACAACGCTGGAAAAAGAGCAGACTCCCACTCTTCTCTCCACTTTGGGCATTCCATGGgtcaagagagacaaaaaggaCTGACTGTGATTGTGTCAGttgtatttttccatgtttgctCATCAATGGTGAAGGAAAGCGTTGTGCTTTTCAGACCAAATCCAGAAAATATATTACCAAGGGACATGCATACCTTGTATATGTCAGCACAGTGGTCCGTTGCATCATTCAAAATATCTTGTAAATACAGTTAGAAAATtctaaatatgaatatatatttacactgtactcttatttttattaccatatttgatttattttctttttgtacaaGAATGCTTTTGTTTGATCCATTTTTGAATATAGTCCATAGGGGCAGTTGTTACATTAAAATATCTTACAATTGTATGGAGGATTACTTGGCCAGTTTTTCGCTGTATCCATTTTTATGTCCCCGGCTTTGCTTCCCCCTTACTCTGCTGCATAATcatcaatggaaaaaatgtattttgtttttgttttctttcaggtACATTTGGTTTTCACGACAACCTTGGAGTACCATGTAGCTCAGTGTTTAGGGTGTCTTTTCATCAGAAGTCAGCCATGCTCCCTGTAGAAAAAtccataatgtgtgtgtgtgtgtgtgtgcgcatgtgtgtgggcgaatgtgagtatgtgtgcctgtgtgagctGGAGTGTGTCTGCATACTAGTGTGCGCTTGCAACAACAGGgtgtgcagagaaaaaaaaatgtacttcatTTATCCTTTCTCAGTCAAGattgtttgtttacttgaaGGATGGCCACAACTGTAAATATCCTTCGGTTGTAAGCCATGCTTGTTAAAAAGGAACCAGAGTAAATTGTTTCAGTCAACATCATGCACTTCCACTGTGCATGCCTCCCATGTGATGAACTAATGTTCAACTGTAAATGCTTTAACAGGAGTTACATTTGCTGTCGTATAACTTCTGATAAAGGGTTGCAGAACGCGTATGTCATCGTAAAAGgattacattaaataaaatgctATTGCAAAACAAACCGTTAAAGCTTTCAGAATTTGAACTGAACTTAATAAACAGGTCCATAAATATCGAGAATTTCTTGTTTGTGATGTAAATCATGTTTACAGAGATGGAACGACGGCCACTTCAATCTCCCATCCATTTAACATGGGTTGCCTGGGCCGATTAAATATGATAATGTGCTGCTGACATCAGACAAAATGTCAGCTGGCGCAGAGAGCCACAGCCAGCAGTAAACATGTAATTTATGATGGTGTGAATGGCTTGGCAAGTGCTGGTGCTACACTTCCATCCATCAGCCCCACCAACCTTGATGCCCGTGTCTGGCTCTGGCTTCCTGCCATTGGCTGATGCATCACCTGGATTGCAGTCTCCATGCAACAGGCTAAAATCAGCCACACACTGTGGCCGGCGCTCGACCCTTTTTAAAAGCTTGCTTTTACAACAAGGGTCAACGCAGTTAGCCTTTAGTCCCTGCTGTATTTCACAGTGGTTTAACGTAAGCCTGAGAGCGTAATTTCTGCATGATGTCAAAGGGGAATTGAGCCTTGCTGCTTTTGTCCCAATAGTGATATGATTGCACAAGTTGTTGGAATTTGTAAGACAACACCACATGCTTCGGCCTTCAAGAACACAAGGTCATTTCTACACTCTACCAGAGAGCAGCTACCTCTAGGACATTCACTTTAACATCCagaatgcagacacacacacgacctctgtgtttttttttgttttgttttgttttgttttgtttgagaaatTTCATCCAGCCCTGGAGACGGCTCGTAATAAAAGTATGATCTGTGTGCTGTGGctgaggtgatgatgaagggCTCTATATAAGAGTAGAAAGCACAGTAGAAACCTCGCTTTATAACCAGCTAATGGTGCAAATCATGGAGCAGAGGTGCAATTAGGTGGAGGGTATTATCACTCGTGACAGATGGTACAGGAAGAGATTGGTAGAACAAAGTTCACCAGCCACTGTCCTGTATAGCAACAGAGAGATACTCGATGTCCTGCTAATAGGCACATCTATGATTCATGAACCTAAAAGATGTTGGAGAGAACTGCAGAAGAATTTAGtgcatttttggttttgttctgaTAGCAAGACACTGGGCGGGGTCTTGGAGCATGTTCACTGTCAGCACTCATGAGTGGAGAATGTGACAGTATCTAATTAAAGGGTGTCTAATTGCCGAAGAGTTGAAAATGGAGGAATTTtagtcgggggggggggggtaattgGGAATGCGTGCGAATTGGTTTGGGAATAGTGGAATTTCAGCCCAGCTGTAATTGGCACGTTCAACCAGCATCAGCAACACACTTGATGAATCTGGTCAGCTTAAAGAACGGCATGGATTTATAGCCTTGAAGAGCCATTATAGCTGCTACTAATTTgaagacattcattcattcagacactctgaaaaatataaatcaaGTCACTGTAGCTAAATCAACTAGTGCAGTGAACATGGTCACTATTTTGGAAGCATAATTGCTTCCTCGTTCGTTGTAATAGAAACCTCTGTAGGGTTCACTGAGCCGTTAAGCATTCACAAATCAAGTTGCAATAACATGACAGCTCAGTTAAATACTTAATTTATAGAGGCTAACTGTAAACTACATATGATTTAGCTGTTCTCCCATCCAGAGAGGCTGTCCTGTAATATTTAGGGGgtgatattttgttttcacagagggagaaatAATGGCAGCCACTGACATGTTGTCCATAATGCTATGTACACACTAACATTTCTTTTAAGCCTGTCATGGATTTAAAGCTCTGGCAAGTTTGCATGTAATTACCAGTGAAATGGGAACAGCATTGAGCTCAATGCATCACTGAAATATCAGATTTCTACAGTCTGAAAGAATTAATTTTAAACTCTATTCTTGGCATAATATTGTGTGATTAACTTAACAGCATCAACTGCTGCTTTAAAGGGGCCCATTTAGCTTTTTAGGGCTTTTTATAGCAAACATTAGTGTTGGTTTGTCTTTAGCAGCTGGCACTGTTGAGTTTGCTCATTTAAAAGGAAATAATTTATATTAAGTTCATTTCATCTATGTGCACTATATGGACAGAAGTATTGGGACACCTACATATTACATCctcaggagcttttatgacatcccattctaaatccacaAGCATTAATATGGTGTTGGTTCTCCCTTTGCAGCtggaacagcttccactcttctggaaaggctttctacaagattttggagtgtgtctgtgaatttttgcccgttcatccagaagaacatttgtgaggtcagacactgatgttggacgagttCTGTTCTAGTTCATGCCAAAGGTgatggatggggttgaggtcatgGCTCtctgcgggccagtcaagttcttccacaagctcagccagccatgcctttatggaccttgctgtGTGCACTgaggctcagtcatgctggaacagaaaagggccttccccaaactgtttccacaaagttggaagcagagaattgacCAAAATGTCTTgttgagctgaagcattaagatttcccttcactggaactaagaggccgaggccaaccccagaaaaacaagcccacagcattatccctcctcaaccaaactttacacttggcacaatgcggtcaggcagggaacattctcctggcattggccaaacccagactcgtccatcagactgcgagatagagaagtgtgattggttgctccacagaacacgtttccaccgctcctgagtccagtggtggtgtgctttacaccgctccatccgccgcttggcgttgtgcttggtgatgtaaggcttgcatgcggctactcggccatggaaacccatgccatgaagctcctggctcacagtttttgtgtcagcagagcgttggccattTTTATGCACTATGCACCTCAGCATGTGGCAAccacacttccactttgcaataacacCACTTAACAGTTGATCGTcaaatatctaggagggaagaaatttcacaaactgacttgttgcaatggtGGCATCCCATTAtgttactattacagcaccacgctgaaattcagtgagctctttagaacgagccattctttcacaaatgtttgtaaaggcagactgcttGGCTAGCTGCtttattttatacacctgtcgcaatgggactgaatgaaataCCTGAATTCAATGAATAAGAGGTGaagcccaatacttttgtccatacagtgtatGGGAATTGGTGACCTTGGAGGCAATGGCTTCCTTTTAGTAGTTGCTGTGGCAATAAATTGTCCCATGAGTTATAGGGAAATAAGTCGAAGAGAAGTAGTGACTGTAATGATGGAcaactgtgtgcatttgtctgcaCACGGCAATGGTATTGGCAATTTTATGTATTCAGCATATTTAATTACAAGTAAGCACAATGTGCTTTACATTGAAAgacaaaatatacaaatttTGTCACAAACATGAGGTAGCATAATAACATACATCATACATATGACAcagcaattaaaaacacaaaaacatcaacacaccAAAATAGAAACCATTGCACATCACGTGGGCATATATAACTAATTGTCTAAGATGCATTGTGGCCACACTCCTCTGTGCACACTTCTCAGCAGAATAAAAAGCATCATTATAACATATTAAGATTGTAAGCAGAACTCCAAACAGAGATCTGTGAGCATTTCTTTGGCGATCCAGCGTGGTGACTGCCTGTCCACAGTCAGAGGAATTGCTTTGTGCTCTTGTTTATCcgagatgtgttgatttattcaAGTCTGGCATCATCATCTCTGGGTCTCCAGATAAGCCCGAGTCTCACCATTATTCTCATCAAATTGTGGCCTGTCAGTGGTGACAGATGACCTGCCCTTCAACTTGCTGCCACCCCATGGAGGAGACACATCATCAGCTAGAGATCATCACTCAGCTGAGAGAATGGATCCAGGCagggtgatggtggtggtgatgatggcaccggtgatgctgtgtgtgtctggatgtgtgtgtgtgtgtgtgtgtgtgtgtgtgtgtgtgtgtggtattgtCTCCAGGAAATAGGACCAGTGACATCAGCCTGTTGTTGTGTACCTCCACGACCTCACAAATGAACTTCTTATTTatgggaaagagggaggagaggggaggaggggaacgGTTGAAGGGACAGAGACAAGGGTTACAAAACACTGCGGTGCCGTGCTGGAGCCACTCGTGAATGCTTTGGCCAGTGTCCATCTGCAAGGTGAAGGACACTCGTTTCTCATCCTGGAGGAGGCAAACACAGAGGGACGTTGACACAGAGAGCAGCCAAGACAGATTTGGCAGTGAAGTGCTTGTGGCTAACCAAACCAGAACAGACAGTTTACCCCCAGCGCCGTCCCACAGACTGTAACACGGCTGATTTCACAACAGCGGAGCAAGAATTTCAGTTTTCCATTGTTAGCTCATTGTGATAGAATCTCCACCCTCGTTAACCTCGCTGGTTAAGACTGAtgagcagctgttttgtgtCTGGATGTGGCCACTGTGGTTTTGGGTGTAGCTCACTCCAGGCAACATGTTTTGCAGCGGAACAAAATATGAGATGTGTTAATGATGTAAACACTCGGTGAGGAGTAGACTGTGGGTAGAAGGAGACTTTGCAGTGAAGACGTTTCTGCCCAAGGTAGACGTGACAGACGATGGCAGTGGGTGTCCCGTCCTTGTCTCTGCTCTTTGCCTGTTGATGTGTCTGTCTCCATTGAGGGCTAGGGCCTCTGTTTGTGAGATGGCTGTCTATGACAGGTCTCGGGTGCCCTGCCTGCACCCTGGGACAGACATGACAGATCGGGTGAGCCTGGGGCAAGGCCTGTCACTCACTGCACAGTTTACTATTGTCTCGGAGTTGCTGCCcccttcctttttctctccacaTAATAAAAACCATAACCTTGGGTAGTTTTGTACACAGAACTGGGCAGAACTGGTGTTAACAAGTTGCATCCAAAAGCATCCAGAAGTAAATCACATGCACAGGCCACGCTCAGTTAACCCTCGGAAACCCATGAACCCACAGATGGGGTTTCTTCTACCCTAATTTAATCAGTCAATACTTTGGCctctgaggattttttttctttttctttttcttttttcttttttttttttgagggctGACATTCCTTTCTATGACATatatactactattactactgctgctgctactattactactactactactactactactactactaccactactgccactgctactactactactacgactaataataataataataataataataataataattattattattattattattattattatgatttttttacaGGAAGTAAAAAACTCTCTTTTCCActttttgggattttttatGACTACTTTTTAGACATTTTAGATAAGACTTTGTCcaagaaatgcattttcatttaagaattagcatttttttaaagaaatgatgGGATTTTCTTTACAGGGTATAATGAGATGATTTTGGTGGCAAGATCAACAAAATGTATCTCAAACCAGATTGAAATGAcagaattttgcatttttaaagtaGCTCATCATAGTCTCTGACAGCAAAATCAATTCAGCATGATCTATGGGAAGAGTATTTATGGCGTCTGGAGGCCTGGGTGTGGTCAGGTAAATGAGATGGGGCAGGGTGTTTGGTGTAGAGCTACCGGGGGGATGGAGCtgggtggtggcggcggcggcggggggcAACTGTGTCTGCTGCCTGACTAGGTGCGCTGGCGTCCACACAAAAACTGACGCCTACAGGCA from Myripristis murdjan chromosome 9, fMyrMur1.1, whole genome shotgun sequence encodes:
- the fgfr1a gene encoding fibroblast growth factor receptor 1-A isoform X2; translation: MPQRSEWSSSRRKANSCSSLSRMLVRPSVLLFLALLAQILPTQSGPASTDEVPVETQAKLFTLYPGERLDLGCTDKDSQSHQAYNWTKDHVPVVDGEHTRIREGRLKIETVEPADSGLYACTTFGNHSSYFNVTVDTLASSEDEDEDDESSSEEAKLLGSQKLLPTAPQWAHPEKMEKKLHAVPASKTVKFRCQANGNPTPTLKWFKNGKEFKRDQRIGGFKVRDHVWTIIMESVVPSDKGNYTCVVENQYGSINHTYQLDVVERSPHRPILQAGLPANRTAVVGSDVEFECKVFSDPQPHIQWLKHIEVNGSRVGPDGLPYVRILKTAGLNTTDKEMEVLQLRNVSFDDAGEYTCLAGNSIGFSHHTAWLTVFEAVPHYPPANHTYLEVVIYCVGFFIIAVMVAIAVIVKMRTSSKKSDFNSQLAVHKLAKSIPLRRQVTVSVDSSSSIHSGVMLVRPSRLSSSGSPMLSGVSEYELPQDPRWELPRDRLVLGKPLGEGCFGQVVMGEALGLDKEKPNRVTKVAVKMLKSDATEKDLSDLISEMEMMKIIGKHKNIINLLGACTQDGPLYVIVEYASKGNLREYLRVRRPPGMEYCYNPDQVPVENMSIKDLVSCAYQVARGMEYLASKKCIHRDLAARNVLVTEDNVMKIADFGLARDIHHIDYYKKTTNGRLPVKWMAPEALFDRIYTHQSDVWSFGVLLWEIFTLGGSPYPGVPVEELFKLLKEGHRMDKPSTCTHELYMMMRDCWHAVPSQRPTFKQLVEDLDRCLAMTSNQEYLELSVPLDQYSPSYPDTRSSTCSSGEDSVFSHDAGAEEPCLPKLPPHSNGAAIKKR
- the fgfr1a gene encoding fibroblast growth factor receptor 1-A isoform X1, translating into MPQRSEWSSSRRKANSCSSLSRMLVRPSVLLFLALLAQILPTQSGPASTDEVPVETQAKLFTLYPGERLDLGCTDKDSQSHQAYNWTKDHVPVVDGEHTRIREGRLKIETVEPADSGLYACTTFGNHSSYFNVTVDTLASSEDEDEDDESSSEEAKLLGSQKLLPTAPQWAHPEKMEKKLHAVPASKTVKFRCQANGNPTPTLKWFKNGKEFKRDQRIGGFKVRDHVWTIIMESVVPSDKGNYTCVVENQYGSINHTYQLDVVERSPHRPILQAGLPANRTAVVGSDVEFECKVFSDPQPHIQWLKHIEVNGSRVGPDGLPYVRILKHSGVNSSDTQVLTLYNVTEEESGEYICKVSNYIGEANQSAWLTVTRYEPTAVPHYPPANHTYLEVVIYCVGFFIIAVMVAIAVIVKMRTSSKKSDFNSQLAVHKLAKSIPLRRQVTVSVDSSSSIHSGVMLVRPSRLSSSGSPMLSGVSEYELPQDPRWELPRDRLVLGKPLGEGCFGQVVMGEALGLDKEKPNRVTKVAVKMLKSDATEKDLSDLISEMEMMKIIGKHKNIINLLGACTQDGPLYVIVEYASKGNLREYLRVRRPPGMEYCYNPDQVPVENMSIKDLVSCAYQVARGMEYLASKKCIHRDLAARNVLVTEDNVMKIADFGLARDIHHIDYYKKTTNGRLPVKWMAPEALFDRIYTHQSDVWSFGVLLWEIFTLGGSPYPGVPVEELFKLLKEGHRMDKPSTCTHELYMMMRDCWHAVPSQRPTFKQLVEDLDRCLAMTSNQEYLELSVPLDQYSPSYPDTRSSTCSSGEDSVFSHDAGAEEPCLPKLPPHSNGAAIKKR